ttaaattatatatcctCATTAAGCTAATTCATAGCATGcctatttatatttaatttatggtAGTGATTTCACTTTGGTTCATGTTCTATCTAACATTAGGTGTAACACATGACAAATCTATCAgaaattaaaactaataatttgAATCATGGTATAATCACACTAAACGATTAGTTGAAGACTCTAAGCTCTTAGAAGTTGTTCATGCCAACAACACATCTAGAAGATTGTAATAAATAGGTTATCCATCAATCTGTCAAAAATAAACTCATCAAATAGTTGTTTAGATCAATACGTTGCTATATATTGCAACCTATAGAAAcctattaaattatatattctcaTTTAGCTAACTCATAGCATgtctatttatattaaatttatggtAGTTATTTCACCTTGGTTCATGTTCTATCTAACATTAGGTGTAACACATGACAAAtctatcaaaaattaaaataatcagCCTTCTCAAAAAATTAATTCAATCAAATTTCTGGCAGATATTCCCTCGACTACCGGCACTGGCTTGTCTCCTTCACCCTATCATATGATACATCAAATTTGGAAATCTTTGAAAGACCAAAGTACACAAAGTTAGTTAGTAATATAagaaatgattttctttttttcccgCCTTGATACGGTGGTCATCATGAAAAGCTTGATGTAGCAACAAGTCTTGATAACCCTCTACCTTGCGCTTGCTTCAATGGTACCGATAATTATCTGCTGGCGGTTTATTTTTCGTATGTTGTGAGTGATGTTGATATTTTGGCTGGAATCGCGAGGAGCTACCAACTTTGTGATCAATATCTAAACATTTAGATGGATCTAACCTGAATAGTGCAACGTGAGTGTTTTGTTTGGATTGTAGGCTTTTCTACTGGCAGAACTCAACTTTGATAGTTATACCAATTCCAGACAGTTAGTAGCTTAGCATAATGGGCATCCATCAAAATCTAGAAGATACAAGGAACTTTTGTTTTccttaaaaactaatttttggcTTAAATGCTAAATATTTGCGTAATGTATGGATATTGTGAATGGAAATATTAGCATTTGAGGTTCATGAATATAACTTATCCAACAACAAAGAAAGAGCAACAGTCAAGATTCCATCTCTGGAAAATATCTTTCCAGTTCTCGAATACTTGGTTACAAATTAAGGACAAGTATTTGCCAGTTAGAAATACCTCGTGTAGATTGATATTATCAGTGTTAAcaattagttatgatttattcaTAGAAAATAGTTGTTAAGATGACCAAACAATATAAGATACCTCAACATATTTACCCAAAAAAGGAATAGAAAGCAAATTAACATCCTAGTAACTTCTTAAAAACAACTAATTAATACTAATATCactaacatatataaatacatcAACTCAACATTCTTACCAAATCATCTTATTTCAAAATCACAATAAACAAGCATATACCATTAGAAAGGTGTAAAAATCACAATACTTACAATATGGCAATTCAAACATCAAAGAAAATTGCTAGTGTGTTGATTGTTGTAATCTTATTTACAATAACTTTTTCAGCACAAGTCTCTCATTCTAAAACGATAGATGTAGAGTGTATAAAAAACTGTATTGTTAATCAATGCATGAAAGCATCAAAGAAGGCGACTCCAGCAACATGTGACAATCCATGCAAGACAATATGTACTGCAACGGGTATTAAGAGTTACATCATTCCACGAGGTGGTGGTCGTGATCCAATAAAAGTATTCTGCAGGACATTTACCTGGTTCTGTGACAATTAATAGGAAAGtatataattgtatattttctatgtATATgtcatatatttacattttatatcatTATATATCGATTAATATctcatatatgtgtttattctttttcccaaacaatatttttttatagtttcaatcATGGTATAATCACACTAAATGATTAGTTGAAGACTCTAAAACTCTTGGAAGATTTTCATCTCAACACATCTACTAGATGATCGCAAACGAATTTGTTCTcatttactattttaaaatttcaatacagAGAAAATAATTGTTTAGATCAAAACAGTGATAACCTATAGAAACCTATTAAATAATCATAGATTTTGGTATGCATTAGATTTACTGtgattaagaaaaaaaggaGACAAGGATGCGAATGGGATGGAGTTTTGGTTTGGTATCTGTTAGATTGATCATAGATTTGAAAATTTCTAAGAATCATTAGGAATGAATAgatcctttttttcttttaaaaaaggtaACCGGGGCATCTATCTCTGGTGGTAAAGGGCTCACAGCTGTGAGTACCGCCACCTGGGTTCGATTCCCGACCACTGCGAAATTTAACATTCGGGCCGCAGCGACACAGATTAGTCCATTGGGCCTGGGAAGCCTTTGGGGAAACtgtgtataattcaaaaaaaaaaaaaaaaaaaaaaggtacatTAGCtgtaaaaagatatttttttaaattaaatttaacattcaattaaaaaaaacctattAAATGATCCTCATTAAGCCAACTCATAGCAGGTccatttgtattcaaatatgGTAGTGATTTCACCTTATTCCTATCTAACATTAGGCGTAACACATGACAAATCTATGAAGAAGTATGAACCAGCCTACTCAAAAACTCGACTCAAACCAATTTCTGACAGATATTCTCCTTCACCCTATTTTTACCATATGATACAGAAAATTTGGGAACCGTTGAAAGATCAAAGTATACTACGTTAACTAGATGATAACCTGCGCCCTGTGCGGGGTGAGttttaaaaaaagtataatatacttagatattataaataatatacattttgtcatcaataacatttttttacatttgattagAGGTGGACATTCGAGTActatttggttcggtttggatccTTGAGagtttggatctttgcgggtttgggttcgggtttggggtcagataacctatttaaattttttcaaaaataaaagttcatatatactttaaattttcaaaatctaaaaataaaaataatatataacatataaatttgaataatgtatgccaaaatacttaaacttaacataaaaattggtttagaTTAAACATTTGGATAGGAaatcaatagttttttttaaagtattttaggTATTTTAAGTATTGCTTAGCTATTTTAAACAtgtatttataactatttttatgtatttccaagtattttggacaacttaaaaatgtcttatatattttgtatattcttttagaaattaaatttaaaaataattaatatatttaagtatataaatcttgtTCGGATATATTCGGATACCTAAAATATTACggtttggatcgggttcggttccggttctctagataccaaaattttgaacccattcAGATATCTAACCAATTTTGGTTAAAATTCAGTACTATTCTTTGGATCGGTCTTGGTTCGGTTTTTAtggattcagatttttttcccaaccctatatttttattgtgacaaaattttatcaaaaatgatGATGGTTCATATTGACTATGGGTatgaaacaatttttaaactaaaacacATTTTACTATGTACATAACCCATTTAGTTAATCATTAAAAAATGTTCTATGCCTATTTAAGAAAATGATGATGGTTCATATCGGTTCTAGGCAACTTTcagtattaaaatattaaggtctcaatactctttcaatacaaatttcaaaattaacatatttatatatttttaaatggtacatagtttaatttatattaaatatatatatatgtatacatatattatttaatatgagtatttattaaataaaaaatttatattaagaCGAttgtatgatcatttgtatcttgttataacaaaacaattaagccgttgatcacaaaattttcaaagggatttttaacaatttttttttaattttaaatcatttaaaaaaattcaaaatgtaacatataagaaaaaatctaatttttattatatggttaatgtgattgtttaatttactttaataatataaaattaaacaaaaatgaagaatgatacaaaaattgttatcaaatcttttttattcataatcattaattgtcatatatatatgttaatcatattacgtaattccgtaacttttatttgatgaatgaatacacacttcttatattttgggttaatataatattttttagtaattaaatttTGGACCAATATTTTTTCCATTGATTCTTAAGCTGTCATGTAAGCTAAATTGACATCCTAATTAAATGATACCTACgtatgatattttttaattaatacgaACTTaaggttataacttttttaatgatcattaattaatatatagggaataatataagaaatgttgtgaaacttaggagaatagtttcttatttttattaatcataaacataacgagccctttatatatagggaattaaaAGATAGATAAACCatcatagaataatggaaagactagAAAAGGAAATAATACAAATCATAAGTCTAACGTAAATAGGAAAGTAGCCGCCTATGAGGAAAAGGAAagcggccgactctctctctccaccgtgtctctctctctagcgcttgggccggttatggacatccacaaatatggtttataacactcccccttggatgtcataaccatatagagattgtaatacgctttggatgttgcctcattaaaaccttaccagaaaaacccaatgggacaaaaccatggtaaaggaaaaagagcacaacacgtattactccccttgttctgaacatcactgaaggtctttcagtctacgcatcccaatctgatgcgtgagcttcctgaacgtgcaaGTCGGAAGTGATTTGGTGAACAGATCGGCTGAGTAGTCACTTGAACGCACTTGTACCACTTGGACCTCGCCGGCTTTCTGTAACTCGTGCGTGAAGAAGAACTTAAGCAGGATGTGTTTCGTCCTGTCTCCTTTGATGTAGCCGTCCTTAAGCTGAGCAATGCATGCTGCATTGTCCTCAAACATGATCGTTGGAGCGACTTTACCTTCGGTCATCCCACAATCAACTCGGACATGGTTGGTCATGGACCGTAACCATacacactcgcggctggcctcgtGAATAGCCAAGATCTCCGAATGGTTGGATGATGTGGCCGCGATtgtctgcttcatggaacgccatgatatggccgtaccACCGTGTGTAAAGACATagcctgtctgtgatcgagcattgtgtggatccgagagataacctgcatcagcaaagaTAACTAATCCTTCTTTGtgttggttagtataaaataaacccaagtCTCTCAttccttgtaggtaacgaagaatatgtttaatcccgttccagtACCTTTGGGTCGGACAAGAGCTAAACCTAGACAGTAGGTTCACGGTAAAACATATgtctggccgtgtgtggctggCCAGATAaattaaagctcctatggcactgagatatggcacttcgggaccaaggacttcttcatcgtccttcttaggGCCAAATGGACCAGTGTCCAAACCAAGAgatctcacgaccatggggctagacaatgggtgagactcggccatattaaatcttttgagtacttttttctttatatgccatttgatgcacaaggattccatctttaatgtactcaagttgtaatcccaaacagaattttgtttttcctaaatctttcatctcgaattctttcttaagatattcaactgtttgggagatttctccagaggttcctaggatattcagatcatcaacACTATGATCACAAAGCCTTtgtcgaatttctttataaatataCATGGATTGATCAGATCATTCTTATATCcttctttcactaggtactcacttagtctattataccacattcgacctgattgtttcaatccataaagtgatttgttcaactttatacaatgttgttctcgagaactcgatttgtttttcaattcaataccCTCTGGTAACTTCATgtatatctcattatccagcggaccatataagtatgcagttactacatccattaaccgcaagtctaatttctctcttatagccagacttattaggaatctaaaagtagtagcatccaccacaggggagaatgtctcctcatagtctattcctggtctctgtgagaatccttgtgcaacaagccgtgctttatatctcacgatttcaccatgttcatttcttttcctcacaaagacccatttgtatccaacTGGTTTGATATCATAAGGTGTCCAGATTATTGGACCAAAGACATCTCTTTTCTTACaagagtttaactccacgtttatagcttctttccatttaatccaatctgatcgttgagtgcactctaagatagacgtgggttcatgatcctcgtttatatccatgatttcaagtgctactttgtatgcaaatatatcatcaatgtcgacattctttatgttccattgtatcccagacaagacataattgattgagatctcattattatcaggacttcagtaccttgaagcttggcgtcccaagcccCATTGTTTGGCACATTAGGTTCATCGGCCATGTCTAGGGCCTTTGGTTCGGCCACGACCATGTCTCGGGTTTTAGGATCGGCCGCGGCCGTGTCTAGGGTTTTATCAACCTCGGATTCATTCTCAGcacctttctttgtttttccgagggttcttatctttggaacctattggtctaccacatTTTAGACGTgttatagactctatagcaacttgattgtgtctttCTTGAACATCAATACGAATTGGTGCATaagcagctggtatatatgactttgtTACTCTCtttgggtcagcaaaggaatctggcaattgattagctagcttttgcaaatgtattatcttttggacttctaaatcacattcctGAGTCTGAGGATCATGCCAAGatatggatgtttgattccatgtaatttcttttaccagcttattattgtctccccctaatgttggatggtcggattcatcaaagtgacaatccgcatacctggccttaaataaatcacccgtagttggctcaaggtacttgATGATCGTGGGAgagtcatatccaacatatatcaccatcctcctttgaggttcCATcattgttctctgtggtggtgcaattGGTACATATACgacacatccaaatgttttaaGATGAGATATGTCTGGCTCGTGACCCGTGAGCAATTGtgatggggaatatctatgttcgctagatggcctgatgcgaatcagttcggCCGCATGTAGaaccgcatgtccccaagctgagACCGgaagttttgacctcataagcaatggtctaaCTATTAGTTGTATTcgttttataaatgattcggccaagccattctgtgtatgtacatgtgccacggagtgttccacacttacccccatggacatacagtaatcattaaacgcttggaaCGTGAATTCACCAGAAttatcaagacgtatagtctttaaaggaaaatctggaaaatgagcTCGTAATCGAATTATCTGAGCAAGCAACCTCGCAAACGCCAAGTTGCGGGTCGACAGAAGACATACATGCGACCATCTTGTggatgcatcaatgaggaccatgaaatatctaaacgtcccacaaggtgggtgtattggtccacagatGTCTCCTTGTATTCTTTCCATAAAGTTTATTGTTTCCTTAGTCACTttaactggtgatggcctaacgatgagtttcccttgtgaaCATGCTACACACGTTAGGTTCTTAGGGAtaacttttctttctttcaatgtGTGCCCATTAGTATTCAagatcaattttcgcatcatgttcgaaccgggatggccaagccggtcgtGCCAAAGAGTGAAGTTCTCGGTGAACACTTTGTTT
This region of Brassica napus cultivar Da-Ae chromosome C5, Da-Ae, whole genome shotgun sequence genomic DNA includes:
- the LOC106398674 gene encoding uncharacterized protein LOC106398674, with translation MAIQTSKKIASVLIVVILFTITFSAQVSHSKTIDVECIKNCIVNQCMKASKKATPATCDNPCKTICTATGIKSYIIPRGGGRDPIKVFCRTFTWFCDN